The window CGGCGCCCGAGCCGGAACCCGATCCCGAGGACGAGGTCGTCGCCGACTACGACGTCTCGGCCGACGAGATCCCGCTCGGATTGGATCTTCAGGACGAAAAGCCGGTGACAGTGCAGCTTTCGGCGTTGCGCAAACACGTCGCCATCTTCGCCGGGTCCGGGTCGGGCAAGACGGTGCTGATTCGCCGACTGGTCGAGGAGTGCGCGCTGCGCGGCGTCTCGTCCATCGTGCTCGACCCGAACAACGACCTGTCGCGGCTCGGCACCGCATGGCCGCAGACCCCGGCCGGGTGGCGCCGCGGCGACGACGCACGCGCCGACGACTATCTGACCAACACCGAGGTCACGGTCTGGACTCCGCGGCGCACCAACGGCAGACCGCTGGCGTTCGCCCCGCTGCCCGACTTTGCCGGTGTGCTCGACGATCCCGACGAGTTCACCGAAGCGGTGGAGGCCGCCTGCTCGGCGCTGGAACCGCAGGCGCTGATCACCGGGAAGACGCAGAAGGCCACCCGGTCGCGCGCTGTGCTGCGGGAAGCGTTGCAGCACTACGGGAAAACGGAGTCGCCGACGCTGGGCGGGTTCATCAGACTCCTGGCCGACCTGCCCGAGGACGTCAGCGACATCGCCGGGGCGCACGCGATCGCCGGCGATCTGTCGCAGAACCTGCGCGCGGCGATGGTCAACGACCCGATGTTCGGCGGCGCGGGAACCCCCGTCGACCCGGGAGTGCTGTTGACCCCGTCCGACGGATACCGGGCCCGGGTGTCGGTGATCAGCATGATCGGACTGCCGTCGGACGACCAGCGGCAGAGCTTCGTCAACCAGCTGCAGATGGCGTTGTTCGCCTGGATCAAGCGCAATCCCGCCGGCGACCGGCCGCTGGGCGGTCTCCTGGTGATGGACGAGGCCCAGAACTTCGCTCCGGCACGGGGATTCACCGCGTGTACGCGCAGCACGCTGGCTCTGTCGTCGCAGGCCCGCAAGTACGGGCTCGGCCTGGTGTTCGCCACCCAGGCGCCCAAGGGGCTGAACCTGAACATCCCGGGCAACGCCGCGACCCAGTTCTACGGACTGCTCAACGCGCCCGCACAGATCGAGACCGCACGCGAGATGGCCCGCGCCAAAGGCGGTCTGGTGGACGACATCAGCCGACTGCGTGCCGGCAACTTCTACGTCGCGACCGAGGGCGAATCGTTCCACCGCATCGTCGCGCCGTGGTGTCTGTCCCATCACCCCGCCAGCCCGCCGTCTGCCGAAGAGGTGCTGAACCTGGCGACTTCGGTGTAGTTGGTCACGCTGAGGTTGACGAACTACACCGAAATCGCGGGTCAGAACTGCACGCCGCGGGTCAGGGCGCCGTCGACGAGCAGGTTGGTGCCGGTGATGAAGCTCGCCGCCGGGCTGGACAGGAACACCACCGCGTTGGCCACCTCCTGAGGTGTGGCCATCCGCCCGGTCGGGTTCAGTGCGAGCGCCGCGGCGAACAGCTGGGGGTCGTTCTCCTCGATCGACGTCCACACCCCGCCCGGGAAATACGTGTTGCCGGGGCTGACGGAGTTGGCGCGCACCCCCTGTCCGGCGTACTTGAAGGCCAGCCCCTGGGTGTAGTGGATGATCGCGGCCTTCATCGTGCCGTAGGGACCCGCGGCGAAGTCGACCTCGCGGCCGGACACACTCGAGACCGTCACGATCGATCCGGCGTCGGACTCCAGCAGGTACGGCATCGCCGCATCGACCATGCCGACCGTGCCCATCAGATCGACCTCGAAGGTGGTGCGCCAGTTCTCGTGCGTCTCCGGGATGGCCAGCGCGCTGACGTTGGCGACGACCCCGTCGAGGCCGCTGAACATGCCGGCGGCCTGGGTCACCCACGCTTCGACCGCCGCGGCGTCGCCGACGTCGACCACAGCCCCCGCGACGGCGGCACCGTTCGCGCTCAGCTCGGCCTGCGCCTGCTCGACTGCCGCCGGGGTGCGCGCGCAGAACGCGACCGACGCGCCCTCGGCGAGCAACCCCTCGACGACCGCGCGGCCGATGCCCCGGGTACCGCCGCTGACGACGAACCGCTTGCCGGAAAGTCCGAGATCCATACCTGTCTCCTCAGTAGTTGACTGTGCCCAGTGCGGCTGCAGCAGAGCGTAATTCGGAGTGCAGGCCACCGTATGCGGGCGCGGTGGGCAGCAGTCGTTTGTCGATCTTGGTGACCGTGCTGTAGTTGGTGTCGACGACGTTGGCGATCGGGCACAGCG is drawn from Mycolicibacterium gilvum and contains these coding sequences:
- a CDS encoding SDR family NAD(P)-dependent oxidoreductase, with product MDLGLSGKRFVVSGGTRGIGRAVVEGLLAEGASVAFCARTPAAVEQAQAELSANGAAVAGAVVDVGDAAAVEAWVTQAAGMFSGLDGVVANVSALAIPETHENWRTTFEVDLMGTVGMVDAAMPYLLESDAGSIVTVSSVSGREVDFAAGPYGTMKAAIIHYTQGLAFKYAGQGVRANSVSPGNTYFPGGVWTSIEENDPQLFAAALALNPTGRMATPQEVANAVVFLSSPAASFITGTNLLVDGALTRGVQF